In Leptospira wolffii serovar Khorat str. Khorat-H2, one genomic interval encodes:
- a CDS encoding glutathione S-transferase family protein encodes MIELYTAGTPNGKKVSIMLEELGLPYNVHPINLGKLEQKEEWYLKINPNGRIPAIVDTDNGNFPVFESGAILIYLAEKTGKFLPKDPKERSIAIQWLMFQMGGVGPMQGQANHFIKFAPEKIPYAMKRYYDETKRLYSVLERRLSESEYLAGNELSVADIATWPWVKGRSYIDLGLEDYPKLKAWEEKLGNRPGFIKGSEIPKT; translated from the coding sequence TTGATCGAATTGTATACGGCCGGAACTCCGAACGGAAAGAAAGTTTCCATCATGTTGGAGGAATTAGGCCTTCCCTATAACGTGCATCCCATCAATCTAGGAAAGCTCGAACAAAAAGAAGAATGGTACCTGAAGATAAATCCGAACGGAAGGATTCCCGCAATCGTAGACACGGATAACGGCAATTTTCCCGTCTTCGAGTCGGGGGCCATTCTTATCTATCTGGCGGAAAAGACGGGAAAGTTCCTACCCAAGGATCCGAAAGAGAGATCCATCGCCATACAATGGTTGATGTTCCAAATGGGAGGAGTGGGCCCGATGCAGGGACAAGCCAACCATTTCATTAAATTCGCTCCCGAAAAGATTCCGTACGCCATGAAGAGATACTACGACGAAACGAAACGTCTTTATTCCGTCCTGGAAAGAAGACTCTCCGAATCGGAATACCTGGCAGGAAACGAATTGAGCGTCGCGGATATCGCCACCTGGCCTTGGGTAAAAGGTCGCAGTTATATCGATCTAGGTCTGGAAGATTATCCCAAATTGAAAGCCTGGGAAGAGAAACTCGGAAACCGTCCGGGTTTTATCAAAGGAAGCGAGATCCCTAAGACTTAA
- a CDS encoding MAPEG family protein — MEFSWQVYAVTAVLLFFKLLSNAIVQGLFRIKTKTFRHKEDATFFTRSEPANHDDPIVITASNLFRNDLENIPIFLFLLLGYVQLDCWEEGTVLYSGLFVLSRILHAIFYYIPRQPWRNISYDLGIGSMLAISFHILQSVFSGF, encoded by the coding sequence ATGGAATTTTCCTGGCAAGTATATGCCGTCACTGCGGTACTACTATTTTTCAAACTCTTATCCAATGCGATCGTGCAGGGTCTCTTCCGAATCAAAACGAAAACCTTCCGGCATAAGGAGGACGCCACATTCTTCACAAGATCGGAACCGGCAAATCACGACGATCCGATCGTTATCACAGCTTCCAATCTTTTCCGGAACGACTTGGAAAACATTCCCATCTTTCTTTTTCTTCTATTGGGATACGTTCAATTGGACTGCTGGGAGGAAGGAACCGTACTCTACTCCGGACTATTCGTCCTTTCGCGGATATTGCACGCGATCTTTTACTATATTCCTCGTCAACCTTGGAGAAATATCTCTTACGATCTGGGAATCGGAAGTATGCTCGCGATCTCCTTCCATATATTACAATCCGTATTCTCCGGCTTCTGA
- a CDS encoding PaaI family thioesterase, translated as MTKQDIYRHIKASQNGQDWHHKNCFGCGPENPRGLHASFPFHEASGEVRFDWTIDRDFEGAPGYAHGGALATLLDEAQGVLCFHLGHFVMTDQLYMRYYKACPLGEELEVRCWVTMVRRRRLYTKATVHLKKTGELLLSSKARWYDMPERVFARMFQGTAFPVDTILKVLEENQKRGKEIRKRLKREKVKSA; from the coding sequence ATGACCAAACAAGACATATATAGACATATCAAAGCGAGTCAAAACGGACAGGATTGGCATCATAAGAATTGCTTCGGATGCGGACCGGAAAATCCCCGGGGCCTACATGCGAGCTTCCCTTTTCATGAAGCCTCCGGAGAAGTACGTTTCGATTGGACGATAGATAGGGATTTCGAAGGTGCTCCCGGATACGCTCACGGCGGAGCTTTGGCGACCCTCTTGGACGAGGCGCAAGGAGTTCTTTGTTTTCATTTAGGCCATTTCGTCATGACCGACCAACTCTATATGAGATATTATAAAGCCTGCCCTTTAGGAGAAGAGTTGGAAGTGAGATGCTGGGTAACGATGGTTAGGCGGAGACGACTTTACACCAAAGCCACCGTTCACCTCAAAAAAACCGGAGAATTACTGCTTTCTTCCAAGGCACGTTGGTACGATATGCCCGAGCGCGTTTTTGCGAGAATGTTCCAAGGCACCGCTTTCCCAGTGGATACCATCCTGAAAGTTCTGGAAGAAAACCAGAAACGAGGAAAGGAAATCCGGAAGCGTTTGAAACGCGAAAAAGTAAAATCCGCATAA
- a CDS encoding zinc-binding dehydrogenase, protein MKAAVLESGKRTLSIQEVSVPKVGPNEVKVGIKACGICGSDIHLILHGTLKCKHYPQIPGHEASGVVEEIGENVTRFKKGDRVVLAAGTSCGQCPACKSGRENLCKEIGVFGFDRSGSFAEYNVVEERYLYPLPDSIPFEQGAILADAVSTPYNAIKFRGKIQDGDTVAVFGCGGLGIHGVAIARALTKGKVIALDVDKGALENALAYGANEVVDLKSVKNAGKTLKEISKGVDLLADFSGRMTNIEESLRAMNPGGRMVLVGIGREPLKFAIPFSIIEKQITVAGSYGSDHRAIPELIDLYVEGKLNLSKSITGIRKLDEINQGLQDLEDRKGNPIRYIISP, encoded by the coding sequence ATGAAAGCCGCAGTATTGGAATCCGGAAAAAGAACTCTGAGCATACAGGAAGTTTCCGTCCCTAAAGTAGGACCGAACGAGGTCAAGGTAGGCATCAAGGCCTGCGGGATATGCGGGTCTGATATACATCTCATTCTACACGGAACCTTGAAGTGCAAACATTACCCTCAGATCCCCGGACACGAGGCATCGGGAGTCGTGGAAGAAATAGGGGAGAATGTGACGCGATTCAAGAAGGGAGACAGAGTGGTTCTCGCGGCAGGAACCAGTTGCGGGCAATGTCCCGCTTGTAAGAGCGGAAGGGAAAATCTATGCAAGGAAATAGGCGTTTTCGGTTTCGATCGCAGCGGCAGCTTTGCGGAATACAACGTGGTCGAAGAACGTTATTTGTATCCTCTTCCGGATTCCATCCCCTTCGAACAGGGAGCGATTCTGGCGGACGCCGTATCGACGCCGTATAACGCGATTAAGTTTCGCGGTAAGATCCAGGACGGGGATACTGTCGCGGTATTCGGTTGTGGAGGATTGGGGATTCACGGGGTCGCAATCGCAAGAGCCTTGACCAAGGGCAAAGTGATCGCTTTGGATGTGGATAAGGGAGCCTTGGAAAACGCTCTCGCCTACGGAGCAAACGAAGTAGTGGATCTAAAAAGCGTCAAGAATGCCGGTAAGACCCTAAAGGAAATCTCCAAGGGAGTGGATCTACTCGCGGACTTCTCCGGAAGGATGACGAATATAGAAGAATCATTACGCGCCATGAATCCGGGGGGGAGAATGGTTCTGGTGGGGATCGGTAGAGAACCGCTGAAGTTCGCGATACCGTTCTCCATCATAGAAAAGCAGATCACCGTGGCAGGTTCCTACGGTTCGGACCATAGGGCGATTCCGGAGTTGATCGATCTTTATGTGGAGGGAAAATTGAATTTATCCAAATCCATAACCGGGATCCGTAAATTGGACGAAATCAACCAAGGATTGCAGGACCTGGAGGACAGGAAAGGGAACCCGATCCGGTATATCATTTCTCCGTAA